The nucleotide sequence CTTGAACATAATGGAATTAATGAATCAAAATAATTAATAACGGTCCAATCAGGTAAATATACCTATTCCCGGATAAATCTTTGCAGACAGATTATGGGACCAGATCCAGGCAGAAAAAACACAGAATGATAAACAGGGTAAATCTATCAATCATTCTTCCTCGGGTTAGCCCTGCTAACCTTAAGGTTCCGCCCCAGCACTTCCTTCCCGTCCAGCTTTTCTATGGCACCTTCACCTTCAGGTTCATTGTCCATCTCAACGAATCCATATCCCTTTGACCTGTGAGTAAATTTGTCAGTAATTATTTTTACTGACGTTACTGTCCCAAATTCGGCAAATAACTGCTC is from Marinilabiliales bacterium and encodes:
- a CDS encoding RNA-binding protein; the protein is MTIYVGNIPYSLKEADIEQLFAEFGTVTSVKIITDKFTHRSKGYGFVEMDNEPEGEGAIEKLDGKEVLGRNLKVSRANPRKND